Genomic DNA from Bryobacter aggregatus MPL3:
TGAACGCTACGGGCTCAAAGTCGTTTTCGCAATCGCTCGCCCAAACTGCGGGCGGCTGACTCAAGTGCACACTACGCACGAGAGCGCGAAACCTCACCATTATCGCGTCCCTCTGCCCCTGTGTCAATTCATCTGCGCGCGGCCGCTGCAAAGACCGGTAAGCATCGGGGGTAGAAACATGAAGTCCGGGGGCAATGAGCACGCCGTAGCTCGGTGGCGGATCTGGCAGCGCAGTCAGGATCTCACCGCGACCGGAGGCCTCGCAGGTGCCCCCTTGCAAGAAGAACGGCACATCGGAGCCCAGAGCAGCCGCGGCTGCAGACAGGTCGCCGTGGACGCCCAGCAGCGCAGGCAAGGCGAGCAGCACAGCCGCCGCGTCCGTCGAGCCACCGCCCAAGCCTCCGCCCATCGGAATCCGCTTCGCAATATGGATCGAGATCTGGGCCCTAAGGCCGAACTGCTCCAAAACAAGCAGCGCGGCCCGGTAGGCCAGATTGTCTTCTTCCCTCCCAGGAATCGGCACATCGCAGCAGACGGAAATGTTCGTGGTAGGAGCAAGCGCTGCCTCAATCGTCAAATCATCGGACAGCGAAATGCTTTGAAACAGCGTTGCGATTTCGTGGAAACCGTCATCGCGCTTGTGGACAACCTTCAGGCCGAGGTTGATCTTGGCGAAGGCAGGAACGATGGGCATTAGTAATGCAACAAGCTGAAGACGTCATGACCGGCGAGCTTGTCGCGGCCCTTCAGAAAATCGAGTTCGATCACAAAGCTGAGTCCGACCAGATTTCCCCCAAGCTGGGCCACCATATCCGCAACCGCTTTGGCAGTACCGCCAGTAGCCAGCACATCGTCCAGAATCAGAACCCGCTCGCCGGCTTGAATGGCGTCTGTATGAATCTCCAATTTGTCCGTGCCGTATTCAAGCGCATATTCCACGCAGGTGGTTTGGTGGGGAAGCTTGCCTTTCTTGCGCACCGGCACAAAACCAGCGCCGAGAGCGTAGGCAACGGCAGGAGCAAAAAAGAAGCCACGGGCTTCGATCCCGATCACCGTATCGATCTGGGAACCTTTGTAGCGCTCCTTCAAAGCATCAAGCGTCAGCTTGAGCCCACTACGATCCTTGAGGAGCGTCGTGATGTCATAAAAGTTGATCCCGGGCTTGGGGAAATCCGCGACTTCGCGGATCAGGTTTTTCAAATCATTCATCGGATGTGAAAACCATCGTAGCGAACGTGCTCGGCCACTTGCTCATCCACCGTCCGGACATCGGCCAACATTGGCCCCCGCCGCACATACCCGGACAGGATCTGCAAAGCAGTATCCTCTCCCACGGCATGCACCTCCACGCTGCCATCCTCCAGATTCTTTGCATAGCCGGAGAGGCCATTCTTTAGGGCGTGTTTCTGCACATAATTCCGAAATCCCACACCCTGCACTCTGCCACTGACAAGCCAACGCCGCGCTCCCATTCCAACAGGATAATGCGGGCGCGCAGCACAGACCAGAACCGGCTTTGCCAGACAGCTCATACCCCTTGAGGTAACTTGACTTGCTCCGACACACGCGTCACACTTGCAGGGTGAAGGCGACCCGTTCACACACACCTCTAACATGTTGCAATCAATCAAACTTCTCTGTACGACAACGCTCTTAGCTGGTACTTTTTCCATGCAAGCTCTGGGTCAGCTTGGATCAGGAATGGGCAGTGGTGGAATGAATTCTGGTGGCTACGGCGGCTTCGGCGGACCTGCCGTACTTGGACGCGGAGTCGGTTCTAACACAGGAGCGCGCGCGGGTGGCGATCTTGGAATCCGCTTCTATGCGGGTATCACTGCAACTTTTGATAGCGGCCTGACTGGGTTTCAAATCAATCCGGATGGCTCCGTCATCAGCCGGACGGCCAAGGGTGTCGATGGCGTGATTGGTGCCTATGGGGTGAAGCGCTTCCGGCGCAGTCAACTTGGTTTGAATTATCAGGGCGGCTATCACCAGTCCACACAAAAACTATTTAACGGCACAGATCAGTCTCTTTCTTTGTTCTATGGGACACAACTCACCCGACGCTCTCAGTTCTCGATCAATACTTCGGCCGGCACCAC
This window encodes:
- the ispE gene encoding 4-(cytidine 5'-diphospho)-2-C-methyl-D-erythritol kinase, which translates into the protein MPIVPAFAKINLGLKVVHKRDDGFHEIATLFQSISLSDDLTIEAALAPTTNISVCCDVPIPGREEDNLAYRAALLVLEQFGLRAQISIHIAKRIPMGGGLGGGSTDAAAVLLALPALLGVHGDLSAAAAALGSDVPFFLQGGTCEASGRGEILTALPDPPPSYGVLIAPGLHVSTPDAYRSLQRPRADELTQGQRDAIMVRFRALVRSVHLSQPPAVWASDCENDFEPVAFTQHAQLEKLLEAISATGAQPARMSGSGSTLFGLYATAEAAAAAEAQLKADTSGHVPAIRVEKFQTISRHHYERAWHTALSSITDGASWPPRS
- a CDS encoding adenine phosphoribosyltransferase, which encodes MNDLKNLIREVADFPKPGINFYDITTLLKDRSGLKLTLDALKERYKGSQIDTVIGIEARGFFFAPAVAYALGAGFVPVRKKGKLPHQTTCVEYALEYGTDKLEIHTDAIQAGERVLILDDVLATGGTAKAVADMVAQLGGNLVGLSFVIELDFLKGRDKLAGHDVFSLLHY
- a CDS encoding acylphosphatase, coding for MGARRWLVSGRVQGVGFRNYVQKHALKNGLSGYAKNLEDGSVEVHAVGEDTALQILSGYVRRGPMLADVRTVDEQVAEHVRYDGFHIR